The window AACACACCTGCAAAGTCCGGCAGcaagttcataaggtgtaggtTCTCTTCTTGAATAATTGTCAGGGAGGAAAATTTTCAGTTTGGCAAAGCACCAGATCTTCACATTCAAAAACAGCAGAGAAAATTAGATGGATTTGCATTGAATTCCTATTTTAGTTTTCACAGTAGTTGTAAAGTAAGCAGAAAAATCTTATCCATTACACAAATTTGATAGATTGGTTACCTTTTCTTGTTTGTTGAAGGAGTTCACCTTTGCAGGGAGAATTCTGGATCTCCATTACATTCTGACAAGCAGTAGAAGAAGAGGTTGGACTAGCACCTCTGTCATGAGGAGTTATTGCTGCATGGTTCTTCACTTCCTTGGAAACCCTTGCTTTCAAGGCAGCAGCTCCGCGCAAGGCTTAGTCAAGAGAAAACAAAGTACTTTAAGGAATGAAGAATGGCTGATAGACTATATGGATCCTTCATCAGCTTAGTTTGGTGACCAAATTTATCATAATTTCGGCATAATCAATGTCAAAATCCAAACAATATAGTAGATACCTGTGGCAGCCGCAGCTGTGAGGGTCATCAGATCACCCGGAGTTCTAACATCCACTGCTGATCTGATAACGGACGCCACTCGATCATGATCAGCTCCTGTCAATTCAGCAATCTCGATGCAGTGTGATGCCAAAAGCTCTGTAGCTGATGCCAGAGCTGCATTCACGTTTGATCTTTTGCCATTGGAGTTTTCTGTTGCAGCCACAGCAGCTAAGGCTGCAGCAACTCCTGCCACAGAAAGGGCAGCATGGACACAAGCATTTTCTATACgggctttctctttcttcttgttattGTTGGACTCCATGCTATGGAACCATTTTCCAACCAGCGGTATTCTCCAAGCATTAACTGAATTAACTATTCCCCACATCTGCAAAGAGTGATGGTTAATTagttgaaaaggaaaataagtatTACAGTAAGGGATCAGTTGGATTTTTAAAATCCATCTTTTATTGCAAGTGATGCTGATGCAACAGATCTTGgaaacaagaatatgaaggtgATAGCTAGAGAAAAGTAATAGAGAGATGCTTCTTCTTGCCCATTACTCCAATAATCCAATTGGTGCTCCCTTCATTCAAATCAATATATGATCAGATGAAACTTCAGTTGGTCTGTGCTGATGGATGCAATTCAGCAATGATCCATCATCCAGGACTATAACAAATTAACTAAGGCTATCCTGCTCTGGGATAATGAGAGATGGTAAGCTTTTCTTCACTAAGCTGCTAGTTCTCTTAATTCGAGTTCTATAGGAAAATTTTGGACACTTAGAAGCTAAATGCCTTTTTCATGTTGCTGATGTTACTCAAGTAGGAAGAGAAAGTTCGGGGATCTTACGTAATGCGGCTCCATAATGGTCTCCGGGATTGAGACTGTATATGGATTCTTGTCGGGAAGAAAACAGTCCTGTTTGTGAGCCAGTGCTTTGGAGATTTCTGAAGCAGAGAGGCTCCATGATCTTGACAAGAACTCCATGGGCTCTTTGGGTGTCTGGGGTGGAGGGATCGACGATAAAGATACATTTATGTCCAGCTCTTCATCCTCCTTTACATTCTCTAACCCATGAAGTCCCATTGAAGTGTTCATCCAACTCAAATATCGACCattctccattctctctctgtacttctcttcttctacagAAAAAGGCTGGATCAGGAAAATCAAATGTAGAATTGACAAGAGTCAGAAACAGTACAATATTTACTTGCTTTGTCACCTCTGTTACTATGTTTTCATCAGCTTCTAGTTGTATAAATACAAGTAAACAGAAGAGGGACAGCTTAGATTATGAAGCAGAGAATGAAGCCTTGTGCTTGGTGTTCCACCATGAATTCAGGAAGAGTTTTTACTTAACTGTTATGGATTCTAACCTTAAAGACTAGTAAGTTCATGAAGTGTCGGAGACCCAATGATTCACTGGTTGGTTCAATTCTAAATCTCCAGAAAACATTCTCCTTGTTAAAAGGTAACTGCTTGTGCTACACATCACATCTCCCTGTGCTGGTTAATAATATATTAACATTGTATTAATAAATGAGTATATATGTGATGCTGGTGGGTTCTGCGTTAGTCTTTATTGGGGCTTAGTGCATAAATGACTTTCTGTAGTTGAATGCGTGAGAGTGAAGGTAGAAATGGAGTGAATGAATGAATTACTCCATAGTCTACATTCATTACTCTCTTGGGCTTTGAGGAACCTAAGAAAAGCAAATAAAAGGtgtgttcttttttttacctttttttaaaCTCTCTAATCCTTATAAACTACTAATAATCAAATCTAGTTTGGTTTGTCTGTATGATTTCCTATGGGCTACATTTCTTATTAAAACCCACACAGAGGCTAGAGCTCTAGGTCTCAAACTAGGGGAGATCAGTCAAACAGACTCCCAAACTTGTGGTCAACCCGAAAACCCGGCATGGTTTGATGAAACTGCAACCAAGTTACTCTTTTGAGATGTTTGGTTTTTTAGATATAATCAGGTTTATGTGGGTATCATTACAAGCAATCTTGCTGTAAATGCTTTGATCAGTGGTAAAGTGTGTTCTAGTGAACAGATATATTGGCCCGTTGGGTATcattagggctgtaaacggatcggattcggctaggatagtgctatatccgcatccgcatccatTAGCTAtcgacggattcggatagtgctaaacggatcgattggatattttatccgtttacatgtaaatatagcttttcggatagctatagtctatccgtatcggcatccgtttagcttttggacggattcggatagtgctaaacggatacggacatgaatacggaaacggatttcggctattcatttacacccctaggtaTCATGTCATCCATCTCATTCTTCCAATAAGCATTGTGGGGAGATATGTCAGGGTGCAGCGGTGGTGTGTGTGTTGCGACCAAGTTGTGTTTTTTGACCCTAATTAATATAGTAGATCATGGCAGGTTAGAGTGCATTGGATTTGGTGGTTTTTATAAAGACCGGTTAATGGGTTGGTTCAATGGTCTAATTTGGATTGTCTATTTGAATGAGAGGTGAAGAATCtttaaatgaaaaaatgaagtCATCAACAAAGTCGGGTCTTTCAAGTAAATAGAAGTGACTGGTGGTTGAAAACATTAAGTAAGGTGGAGTCTTCTCAGAGACACTTTAGAAGAAGTGTGTAggttttctctaaggagagatAAAGTGAATCTTAGAATATAAAGtgtagagaagagagagagagagagagactaagtGAGAAAAGGGAAGATGTACTGTTTTCTTCACTTGTTATTAGTGGAATATCGAATCACTCCGTGGATGTAAACGGTATTAGTGAACCACTTgaattccttatcttttctgggactgttttttttttccttttcttttctttttgttcttttttatcTTACAAATACCGATTTATCAAAAGAGAAGGTTGTTTTCTAACCCCAACAAAGTGATGCAGTAAACTGCATTatttgagttttgattttgaaggaATTGTAGGCTTAAGTTTGGGGTCTAAAATTGAAGGACCCAAATGTTATTTGATATGGGAGGTGGAGTGTGATTAATTGAGTGCTAATGATAAAGACTGACCACTACATCTTTTAAATAGTATGACAGCCACTATCGCAAGTGCGATTCCTTACTTGCAGCCACCACTGAAAGTATCTTTTTCTTACTTCGTAATATTTTTTGTTCCTTATTATGGAGCCCATAATCCTTCTAGTAGAAGTCAACAAAAGGTAATCTTTCCACCCTTGGCCCtaccctcccccctccctctcttcgctttccctctctatctcttccCAATTCCAAAAGAACATTTTTTCCACCCTTTTCCCTCATGATGATGAGTTTACAGCGAAAAAGGTCAAGCCCGGGCATCAAGCTTTTATCAGCTCAACTCAAAGCTTACAAAGCCACAATCATTTAGTTCAATCTCAGATTCCCAATTCATGCATTTAATGTTGGACTGATTTTTTCTTCACCCACGTTGAAGAGAGAATTTCTTAATCCATAGAAACAGGTTCTTCGATTGGATTGAGAAAGGATATTTTTTGGGAGTTTAGATCCTCTGCACGTACACTTAAGGTGCCAACACCTGTCCCATTTACTGTCATTTAAAGGCTGAAGAGCATGGTTTTATGGATCAGTAGCAGATCGACAGAATCGCCTGATCCGGATCAGTATCAGCGGTCTCCAAACCTGATTCTTGGCCAATCCCATATTGGTGGATCATTACaaacaaagggtaaaaaattgtttaaaaaaacaaaggtttTTTAAATGAAAGATGGGTAATCTGTTCAATCTAAACCGATATGATGCAATTTGGATCAATATCGGCCGA is drawn from Telopea speciosissima isolate NSW1024214 ecotype Mountain lineage chromosome 1, Tspe_v1, whole genome shotgun sequence and contains these coding sequences:
- the LOC122659343 gene encoding VAN3-binding protein-like encodes the protein MENGRYLSWMNTSMGLHGLENVKEDEELDINVSLSSIPPPQTPKEPMEFLSRSWSLSASEISKALAHKQDCFLPDKNPYTVSIPETIMEPHYMWGIVNSVNAWRIPLVGKWFHSMESNNNKKKEKARIENACVHAALSVAGVAAALAAVAATENSNGKRSNVNAALASATELLASHCIEIAELTGADHDRVASVIRSAVDVRTPGDLMTLTAAAATALRGAAALKARVSKEVKNHAAITPHDRGASPTSSSTACQNVMEIQNSPCKGELLQQTRKGVLRWMQVTIYLNKNSQVMVKLKSKHVGGAFCKRDKCTVYSVCDEISARPTMKEKEGVEGDCFGLRTAQGLLEFRCQSKVHKQKWVDGIKSLLRQAGCIKETENSMEFLNIN